CCTGCCTGTCGGCGCAGCATCCGAAAGCATCACCGTCGAGGCTGGCGCGTCACGAATCAACACAACGGATGCTTCCGTGAGCACAGTCATCGATAGAAAATTTGTCGAGAACACACCGCTAAATGGTAGAAGCTTTCAGGATCTGATTTCTCTTACTCCGGGTGCGGTAACACAGAGCCCACAAAATGGAGGCACTGTAGGTGCCAATGGCGATTTCAGTATCAACGGTCAGAGAACCGAATCGAATTCTTACATCGTGGATGGAGTTTCAGGAAACACCAACCCAGGAAATACAGGTGGTCTCGGAGTTACGGGCAATGGAACTATCGGTGCATCTACGGCGTTAGGAACGACACAGAGCCTAATTTCTGTGGATGCGCTCCAGGAGTTTCGGGTCGAAAGCTCCAGCTATTCTGCAGAATATGGACAAAGCCCGGGGGGACAGTTCCTGCTGCTCACTCGTTCTGGTACAAACGCCTTTCACGGTACGGCGTTTGACTATTTACGCAACAACTATTTCGATGCGAATGACTGGTTTGGGGATCACTACGGAACGCCTATACCGGCACTTCGGCAGAATGATTTTGGCGGAACAATTGGTGGCCATCTGTGGATTCCAAGAGTTTACGATGGTAAAGATAAGACCTTCTTCTTTGCCTCTTACGAGGGCCTCCGCCTAACTCAACCTCAAGCTGCGTCGATTGAATATGTGCCTGATGTCGCTTTGAGACAGAGTGCAGCCCCGGCTCTTCAAGGGCTCCTGAGCGCATTTCCGTTGCCAAGTGCCGGGGGGATCGACTACGGCAATCTCGCTCAGTTCATCGAGCCCTATTCGCTACCCGGTCGAATCGATTCGACAAGTATCAGGGTCGACCATACCTTGGGCCCGAAACTGGTATTGTTCTTTCGTTTCAGCGACACGCCAAGTTCGGTTTCGAGTCGCAACCTTTCATCCCTCAGTCAAACGAGCCTGAACACGCAAACCTACACCCTCGGCGCAACTAGCCAGCTCTCAGAGAGAGCAAGCAATCAATTCAGGCTAGGCTATTCACGCGGAAACACCGTCTTAGCAACAACCCTTGACTCGTTCGGCGGTGCTACACCTTCAAACGCGGCCGCACAGGTGGGAACAGGTATGTATCGAAATCCAGCGACTCTTTTGTTGCTGAACTTCGCCGGCGTTGGCTCTTCTCTCTTAAACGCCGGAACCAGCGGGGTCGGTGATCGGGACTGGAATCTTGTAGATACCTTCAGCTGGTCGCTCGGTCACCATCAGCTGAAAGTTGGAGTCAACTATAGAAGGCGTAAAGAGCTTCAATCTAGCTCCACTCCCCTCGTAGAAGCGCTCTATTACAATTCCGCCGCGATCCAGACAAACCAAGCCACGGTGATGCTGCTTGAGCAAATAGTTAATCCGACTCCGGTGCTCAGCAACACAGCAGCGTTTGCCGAGGACGCGTGGCATCTAAACTCTCGTCTCAATCTCACCGCAGGAGTACGTTGGGAGATAGATCCAGCTCCAAACGACGAACACGGAAACGATGCCTATACGCTTCTAGGTAGCGTCAGCAATCCAAGTAGCCTTTCAGTTGCGCCTCGAGGAACTCCGCTTTGGCAAACATATTGGTTTAATTTCGCCCCGCGTTTAGGAGCAGCCTGGATCGTGCATAACAGCCCAGGATGGGAGACGGTACTGAGATTCGGTGTGGGAGTTTTTTTTGACACCCTCAATGAAGCCGCAACGAACGGGTTCGGCGCTCTGGGGTTCTCGGCACGGCAAGAATCCTTTGGGGGCGCTTTACCTGTCACCGCTGCCCAACTAAACTTTGCACCCACGGCCACGCCTCCTTACACGAGCCAGGGCATCTACGCGTTTCCAGCGCATCTACAGGCCCCCTACACCCTGCAATGGAATACGGCACTTGAACAAGCGCTCGGGAAAACACAATCAGTCACAGTCTCCTACGTAGGCGCCAGTGGGAGACGCTTGCTGGCCACTCAGACGTTGTCTCTTGGCGCACTCAATCCAGATTTCGGAACGGTATACACAATGCCTGGAAATGTAACTTCTAATTACCAGGCGCTTCAATTGCAGTTCCAGCGAAACGTGAGCCATGGTCTCCAGGCTCTGGCCTCTTACACATGGTCCCATGCAATTGATGATGGATCCAGCTATTCTCAGATTCCTCTCAGTCGAGGAGATTCAGATTTTGATGTACGCAACAACTTTTCGGGTGCCCTGAGTTGGGATATACCGGGGCCGAAGCATGGGGGAACGCTGAAAGGATTATTTGGGTCTTGGGGAACCGACGCGCGACTCCTGGTTCGCAGCGCGTTTCCAATCAATTTGTTAGGCAACTCGCTTTTCGATCCTTCAACCGGAGAATCGTACTACAGCGGTGTAAATTTCATTCCAGGACGGCCAACATTTCTATATGGCCCGCAGTATCCGGGTGGCCGCGCCATTAACGGCGGCCCATCCGCACCGGCTTCGACTGCAGCATTCGTCTTGCCGAGCGGCACAGATACCGGCAACGCACCCAGAAACTTTGTGCGAGGTTTCGGAGCTACTCAGGTGAACCTCGCTCTAAGGCGATCGTTTCCTCTCTCGGGAGCGGTTCACATCCAGTTTCGCGCTGAAGCCTTCAACGTTCTCAACCACCCCAACTTCGGCTATGTGGATCCGACGCTAACGGATGCCACCTTCGGACAGGCGACTCAAACACTGAATCAAAGCCTTGGCACGATGGCGGCGCAGTACCAACAAGGCGGCCCTCGCTCGATGCAGTTTGCGCTCAAGCTTGTCTTTTGAACACCGTCGTTCTTGTAGAGTGCGGCTCCCGCCAGCTTATCGCGGGACATGACTCCGACATTTCACTTAATGACATACGGGAGAATCTGTGAGAATAAGCACCCTAGTCGCTGTGTGTGTCTTGATATTCGCCCTGGGAAATAAGGGCCTCAACGCCCAACAAAAAAGAAGTATAGGGCCGTGCGACTGCGCTACGGTGAATCAGATATATAGGGATATAACAGGCTTCGGCAGCATAGAACTCAGTCCGGACGGACATCAGGTGGCCTATTTATTGGAGTCGCCAAACATACAGACAAACGACAACGAGATCAAACTCTATATACGCAACATCCCGGCGCCCACGAGTGACGACGCTAAGCCGCTTCTGGTTGGGCATCTGTCTGAGTTGCATTGGACGGCTGACGGCAGATACGTGACAGTCTTACGGCGGGACAATGGCCGACGAAGCATAGAGCGCGTGGACCCGGCGACCGGACATCACTTGGTTCTTTTCGAAACCGATTCGGACCTTCGCGAATACAGCCTGGATGAGGCAAGCCACGTCTTGGTCTATGGAGTGGAGGTAGATGAGAAGAGGTCGGCGTCGCATTCGGCAGAAGAGGTTGCGAAGGGGTATCGAATTGATTTCCAGACTCTTGGGATCGTCCGAGGCCCACAAGAAAGAGCATATGTGGTTCGGCGTAACGGAGCTAGCTGGAGCCCTCCGACAGAGATCGTGATTCACTCTCCTCTAAGTGGAGATCCTCTTCCAGCCGTAGCCCACTGGGCGAACACAACGCTGGAGCTTAATCTATCGCCGAATGGCAAGAAGCTCCTGCTTGAGTATAGGGACGCTTCAGAAAGAATGCCGGAAGTGTGGCAGAAGAGTGGCTTCATGTATATGCGGAGGCACGCTGGTTGGGTGCCATTTACGATCAGCGTTCTTTACGACATGGATAGCGGGAAGACTACCGTCCCTCTGAGGACGCCAGCAACCGCCAGCTTGTCACATTGGTCGCCAGATAGTTCCTCGTTCATTATCGCGGGTTTGGCGCCCGTTGGAACAGAAGAAGAGTGGATCGATCCGGTCGCCCACAAGGTAGATTCCGGAAGCCACCTATATTGGGTTGAGCCAAGCAGTGGTGAAGTCATAGAGATTACAGCAAAGCTATTTGCCGGGTTTGAGGGTCTCCTGTTTTGGGACAAGAAAGGCAGAGTTTTCGCTCGGGCAACATCCAGTGGTGACTCAATCAGCGAATTTGTTAAGGAGGGCAGTAGGTGGCGCGAGATGTCCGCACTGAAGATCCCGGTTCGATTGGACCCGGCGACCTTAGCTACTGACGGGATCTATGTGGCGGGTGAATACAATGATCTCATTACCCCACCGCAGTTGCTCTTGAGTCACCTTGGTCGCGAGGACAAACAGATATTTGCGAAATATAACCCTCAGTTTGATAACGTAACCCTCGCGAAACCGAGTGAGATCCACTGGCAAACGAAGGAGGGGTTTAATGCCAGCGGCTTGCTTTTGCTGCCGCCTGACTTTAAGCCAGGAACGTCGTATCCGCTTGTTATTCATACCAAACCTTTTGACGATTCCTTCGGTTGCAGCTGGGGGAAGTTTCCCTCCTTTGCGCCGCAGCTCTTAGCCAATGCTGGAATCATCTACCTGGGGCCCATCTGGACCAAAGGATCGACTCAAAGCGAGTCCGATTATTACCCCCCGGGGTATCCGGGGAGCGCCGGGACAACCGGAAACATCGCAGAAGCAGCCTTCAATATGGAGCTCTGGGATAGTGCCATAGAAAAGCTAAGCTCCGAAGGCATGGTGAACAAGGAGAGAGTCGGGATTATCGGATTCAGCCATACGGGGTGGTACACCGAGTTTATTCTGTCCCATTCAAGGAGTCACTATCGTGCTGCGACGGTTGCGGACAATGTGCAGTATAGTCTCGGAGAATATTGGCTCGGGAATAACGCGGAGACGATGCGTATGTACGAGGGAGTCTACGCCGGACCTCCTTATGGAAAGACGATAAAGAACTGGCTTGACCACTCGATCTCCTTCAATATCGACAAAATCCACACACCGCTCTTGATGGAGGAGATGGGGGGTGGCCTTCCTTATGATGATCCGAGAAATCCGCCCCACAATCTGGCCGCGAGCTTAGAAGTATTTGCGGGCCTCAATCGCCTGAGCAAGCCGGTCGAGATGTACTACTATCCGAACGAAACACACTCCCTCGACCATCCACAGGCCCGCGCAGCGAACCTCCAGCGCAGTGAGGATTGGTATCGCTTCTGGCTGCAAGGGTACGAGCGTCCAAATCCGGAAGATATTGACCAGTACAGTCGATGGGGCCATCTTGAGGATCTGCAACAGCACGATGCTGCCGCTTTCAGCCGACCGACCACCTCTTCTGAAGCTGGGGAGACGAGCGTGGAACAGTGACCCCGGCATGAAGGATATTCTCGGCGCGATTGTTAAGGCCCGAAGATGCGCGGAATACCCTTTGAAGAACAATATTCCGCACATCCTGCGGGAAATGTTAGTGTCATCGGAGCTGTCCGCCCGCTAGGTCTTAAGTAACGTTATTCGTCGGACTCGTAGGCCCCGATCGTGCAACCTACGAAATCCAGGTCGACTGTTACTGCTGGTTGTGGCTTGACCGATCCGTGATTATGCTCGGATTGGATCGCCGAGGTTGCATTTGCTGTTGTAAGGATCATTGGTTGTGTGTAGCGCATTGGATAGTCCTTCTTTCTTTTCTGAATTTCCGCTGAATCAGGTTGAGCGACCGCCTGGGTCAAAGCGGATCTTATGAGCTGCGCAAGAGCGCGGCTGCGAAGTGGTCAGAATCAATCTACGTAGCGGCTGACATTAGCACACCTGACTTGGCCCTAAGCCAGACCTCAAGAACGAGGGTTCTTCTGAGTGCGGCCCAGCCCAATACATCGCTTCCATTGATAACTCGCGCTGCAGCGTGTTGCAGTTTGTCGGCATCAATCAGGCCATAATCGGCCAGTAGCGGACGAGCGACTAAGGATTCGATTTCATCCCTGTGGCTCTGCATGTTAATGCGCGGACTTCGCGAGATATAGGCTTTCCGCTTCCGTTCCAGAATCTCAACAGGAACAATTGAGCGGAGCGCTCTCCGCATGAGCGAACGTCGTCGTCCGGGCTGGACGAGCTGTTCCCGCGGAAGACTAAAGAGAAACTCAATGAGGTCGCGGTCAAGTATGGGATAACGATATTCGTATCGCGCGTACATCTCCGGATAGAGATGAGGGAGCTTGTCTACAACGTCCCACCAGGCAGTGAAGTTACAGATCGCAGACGGAGAAGCCCATAAGCGACTCGCCTTGTGAAAAGCGCCGTCATCTGGCGATACACCGAGGCGATGTGACGCCCGGCTGATCCAACCAGGTCGCTCAGATGTCGGGTGCCACGGAGAATACAATCCCAAAGTGAACTTCGTCGTTCGATAGAGCATCTGGACCAACGGAGATCGAGAAAAGACGCACCATGCTAAGGATTGCTTCAAGAGAGCTGGAATATCAGCAGATACTACATAGTTGGCCAGTTCAGGTAGTGGCGTCGGAACTCCTCCGAGGAATTCGTCCCCACCGATGCCTGAGAGAATGACTCTATAGCCGCGATCCCAGACGCGACGGTGCATCTCTTGCCCCCATTCCAGGGTTGCCTTGTCATTTCCAGGTAGAGGAGATAGAGCGGCCGATGCCTCAGGCGGGACGAAGTTATAAGCTACGGTCGATAAGTTGACATGAATCCCGGTTTTGCCACGTCTAGCCTCCGTTATGGAAAAATATCGCTCTTCATCCCAATTGGGCTCCGAGGGATCGTAGTAGGACAGCGTATCGAGCAGAGAGTCGGTCGTGCTTCCACGAGATCTTCGAATAAAATCGGACATGCACACTATCGCAGTCGAGTCCATTCCCCCGCTAAGATGTGCGAGAATCGGATCTCCGCAGTGATCGCGGCGCCCAACCGCCTGTTTGAAATTGACAAAGAACTGCTCTTCATAATCGCCATCGCTTGTATATCTAACCAACTCTTTGGAGCGCGGCTGCCAGTGAGCTCTTTTAATCATGGTGCCGTCTCGAATCAAGACATAGTGTGCCGGCGGCACTTGCCATATGTTTCTATATGGCGTTAGCCCATGCAGAGATTGCCCGCATAGAAAACGCATTGCATATTGCTCATTAAGAGCAAAGGTACGGCCACACCCTACAAGGGTTTCCAGATAAGTGGACCAATATAGTATTCCGTCGTCCCAGTTGAAATAGAGACTGCGGGTTCCCGCATGATCGCGGGCGAGGTAGAGCTCTTGAGCAGATCCGCACCATAGCGCAAACGCCCAATCTCCGACGAAGCGAGCGATGGAACTCTCTCCCCAGCGTTCAAACGCAGCCAGAATCAAGGAAGAGTCGCTAATTTCTCGGTCGTCGATGTCCAAGGCGGTTCTAAGGTCTGAGCGGTTATCGAGCCTACCATCCAAGACCAGCATGTTGTTCTGGGCATCGACGACGGGCTGCGAGTCAGAACGAGAGCGCCTGGTAGTGTGTAAGGGTTGAAAACCCATTCCCACACGACCTATTGTGCGCCTGAAGGTCCCGTCCGAAACATAACCCTCCGTGAGCGCCGCAAGTCGTAGCAGCTCCTGGGACTCGACGATTTGTTCTTGGGGTCTGCACGTTCCAAAGATGATGCTCATCGGCCCTCCCTCCTCAGCAACGCTCCAATTCGTGATAAATATCCCGAAGATAGGGTTTGTCGCCCACGACAGTGCCGTCAAGCTCCGACCAAGCATGGGATCGGAAGGGCATCATCTGCGCGCCGACTACCATCTCAGCATTCCATCCGTATCGCCTCAGCAGCAATACTGTGACTGCAGTCCGTTGAAGACACAGGACGTGCTTTGGATAGAACACGCAGGCCATGTCTATCGCGTGGCAGATTCCTTCAACGGTAAGTCCTCGTCTTTTCTCATTGCCTTCAACTTTGCTGCGCAGAACGAGTTCGCGGATTGAATTGAGCTTCCCGAATAACATCAATAGCTCTAATCGAATTAGGAGCAGATGACTCTCAACCAGGAGGCTTCTCATATGGAGCCCCCGATAGGAATTTCAATATCTAGCTCTGTACAGAGAAACCTGATCCTGCGTGTCAGAGCCTCGATCCTCGTTGACAGCGGCATAACCGGGGAATGGCCCCGTTCGGGGCTATAGTCCACAACGATGGGATTTGTCTGAGATATCCGATCTTGCAGACGAGC
This Tunturibacter gelidoferens DNA region includes the following protein-coding sequences:
- a CDS encoding lasso peptide biosynthesis B2 protein; translated protein: MRSLLVESHLLLIRLELLMLFGKLNSIRELVLRSKVEGNEKRRGLTVEGICHAIDMACVFYPKHVLCLQRTAVTVLLLRRYGWNAEMVVGAQMMPFRSHAWSELDGTVVGDKPYLRDIYHELERC
- a CDS encoding asparagine synthase-related protein, yielding MSIIFGTCRPQEQIVESQELLRLAALTEGYVSDGTFRRTIGRVGMGFQPLHTTRRSRSDSQPVVDAQNNMLVLDGRLDNRSDLRTALDIDDREISDSSLILAAFERWGESSIARFVGDWAFALWCGSAQELYLARDHAGTRSLYFNWDDGILYWSTYLETLVGCGRTFALNEQYAMRFLCGQSLHGLTPYRNIWQVPPAHYVLIRDGTMIKRAHWQPRSKELVRYTSDGDYEEQFFVNFKQAVGRRDHCGDPILAHLSGGMDSTAIVCMSDFIRRSRGSTTDSLLDTLSYYDPSEPNWDEERYFSITEARRGKTGIHVNLSTVAYNFVPPEASAALSPLPGNDKATLEWGQEMHRRVWDRGYRVILSGIGGDEFLGGVPTPLPELANYVVSADIPALLKQSLAWCVFSRSPLVQMLYRTTKFTLGLYSPWHPTSERPGWISRASHRLGVSPDDGAFHKASRLWASPSAICNFTAWWDVVDKLPHLYPEMYARYEYRYPILDRDLIEFLFSLPREQLVQPGRRRSLMRRALRSIVPVEILERKRKAYISRSPRINMQSHRDEIESLVARPLLADYGLIDADKLQHAAARVINGSDVLGWAALRRTLVLEVWLRAKSGVLMSAAT
- a CDS encoding TonB-dependent receptor, with amino-acid sequence MKDFCTLRLLLLIFCATTFVIAQSTDATISGLVIDSSGKVIVGAEIEVLNETTGVRYDNETNGAGVYTLSILPPGQYRVQVSKVGFKTLIKPDIVLNVQSAVALNFTLPVGAASESITVEAGASRINTTDASVSTVIDRKFVENTPLNGRSFQDLISLTPGAVTQSPQNGGTVGANGDFSINGQRTESNSYIVDGVSGNTNPGNTGGLGVTGNGTIGASTALGTTQSLISVDALQEFRVESSSYSAEYGQSPGGQFLLLTRSGTNAFHGTAFDYLRNNYFDANDWFGDHYGTPIPALRQNDFGGTIGGHLWIPRVYDGKDKTFFFASYEGLRLTQPQAASIEYVPDVALRQSAAPALQGLLSAFPLPSAGGIDYGNLAQFIEPYSLPGRIDSTSIRVDHTLGPKLVLFFRFSDTPSSVSSRNLSSLSQTSLNTQTYTLGATSQLSERASNQFRLGYSRGNTVLATTLDSFGGATPSNAAAQVGTGMYRNPATLLLLNFAGVGSSLLNAGTSGVGDRDWNLVDTFSWSLGHHQLKVGVNYRRRKELQSSSTPLVEALYYNSAAIQTNQATVMLLEQIVNPTPVLSNTAAFAEDAWHLNSRLNLTAGVRWEIDPAPNDEHGNDAYTLLGSVSNPSSLSVAPRGTPLWQTYWFNFAPRLGAAWIVHNSPGWETVLRFGVGVFFDTLNEAATNGFGALGFSARQESFGGALPVTAAQLNFAPTATPPYTSQGIYAFPAHLQAPYTLQWNTALEQALGKTQSVTVSYVGASGRRLLATQTLSLGALNPDFGTVYTMPGNVTSNYQALQLQFQRNVSHGLQALASYTWSHAIDDGSSYSQIPLSRGDSDFDVRNNFSGALSWDIPGPKHGGTLKGLFGSWGTDARLLVRSAFPINLLGNSLFDPSTGESYYSGVNFIPGRPTFLYGPQYPGGRAINGGPSAPASTAAFVLPSGTDTGNAPRNFVRGFGATQVNLALRRSFPLSGAVHIQFRAEAFNVLNHPNFGYVDPTLTDATFGQATQTLNQSLGTMAAQYQQGGPRSMQFALKLVF
- a CDS encoding S9 family peptidase, which codes for MRISTLVAVCVLIFALGNKGLNAQQKRSIGPCDCATVNQIYRDITGFGSIELSPDGHQVAYLLESPNIQTNDNEIKLYIRNIPAPTSDDAKPLLVGHLSELHWTADGRYVTVLRRDNGRRSIERVDPATGHHLVLFETDSDLREYSLDEASHVLVYGVEVDEKRSASHSAEEVAKGYRIDFQTLGIVRGPQERAYVVRRNGASWSPPTEIVIHSPLSGDPLPAVAHWANTTLELNLSPNGKKLLLEYRDASERMPEVWQKSGFMYMRRHAGWVPFTISVLYDMDSGKTTVPLRTPATASLSHWSPDSSSFIIAGLAPVGTEEEWIDPVAHKVDSGSHLYWVEPSSGEVIEITAKLFAGFEGLLFWDKKGRVFARATSSGDSISEFVKEGSRWREMSALKIPVRLDPATLATDGIYVAGEYNDLITPPQLLLSHLGREDKQIFAKYNPQFDNVTLAKPSEIHWQTKEGFNASGLLLLPPDFKPGTSYPLVIHTKPFDDSFGCSWGKFPSFAPQLLANAGIIYLGPIWTKGSTQSESDYYPPGYPGSAGTTGNIAEAAFNMELWDSAIEKLSSEGMVNKERVGIIGFSHTGWYTEFILSHSRSHYRAATVADNVQYSLGEYWLGNNAETMRMYEGVYAGPPYGKTIKNWLDHSISFNIDKIHTPLLMEEMGGGLPYDDPRNPPHNLAASLEVFAGLNRLSKPVEMYYYPNETHSLDHPQARAANLQRSEDWYRFWLQGYERPNPEDIDQYSRWGHLEDLQQHDAAAFSRPTTSSEAGETSVEQ